A window of Euwallacea similis isolate ESF13 chromosome 10, ESF131.1, whole genome shotgun sequence contains these coding sequences:
- the LOC136411434 gene encoding leucine-rich repeat-containing protein 4C-like, whose translation MSSRSPFIFLLIFTITIQTSTQSCSSTVAITTCTWDSLNTPKVLNLADYKPHLSFIKGNLENIPKAAFQFFQKVTTLQLSRNRIKTIEDGAFESLDNLKQLNLNDNQLISVGHNTLEHCPALEKLDLSLNKIASVDVKAFNHVSTGLIYLNLAFNALREIPAAVKTLGKLQLLRLDNNQITSLKKNDLSGLERLQELQINDNKLTVIEHNALKSLGHLQQLDIRSNFLTDINVQDFVGDARNLKKISLSLNNFKCSKLKSILEDFSRAQVEVARGVSKSSSSLHGISCRNI comes from the coding sequence ATGTCTTCGAGATCGCCATTTATTTTCCTGCTTATATTCACTATTACCATCCAAACCTCTACCCAATCCTGCAGCTCGACAGTGGCAATCACAACGTGCACCTGGGACTCTTTAAACACTCCAAAAGTCCTCAATTTAGCAGACTACAAACCCCACCTTAGCTTTATTAAAGGAAATCTGGAAAACATTCCTAAAGCAGCTTTCCAGTTCTTCCAGAAAGTGACCACTTTGCAACTCAGCAGGAACCGGATTAAAACTATCGAAGATGGAGCATTCGAAAGTCTAGATAATTTGAAGCAGCTGAATTTAAATGACAATCAGTTAATTTCTGTTGGTCACAATACCTTGGAGCATTGCCCTGCTTTGGAAAAGCTGGATTTGAGCTTGAATAAAATTGCTTCTGTGGATGTAAAGGCGTTTAACCATGTGAGTACTGGATTGATATATTTGAATCTGGCTTTTAATGCCCTGCGAGAGATCCCTGCAGCCGTAAAAACACTCGGAAAATTGCAATTGTTGAGGCTGGATAATAACCAAATAACCAGTCTCAAAAAGAACGACTTGTCTGGTCTGGAAAGGCTGCAGGAGCTGCAAATTAACGACAATAAATTGACTGTAATTGAGCACAATGCCCTTAAGTCTCTTGGACACTTGCAGCAGCTGGATATTCGGTCTAATTTCCTGACTGATATAAACGTGCAGGATTTTGTTGGTGATGCGAGGAATTTAAAGAAGATTAGTTTGAGTTTAAATAACTTCAAATGCAGTAAATTGAAGAGTATTCTGGAAGATTTCAGCAGGGCTCAAGTGGAGGTTGCCAGAGGTGTCAGCAAGAGCAGCAGTAGTTTACATGGGATCAGTTGcaggaatatttaa
- the LOC136411428 gene encoding heparanase-like, whose translation MNISYSLLLLTLLPIAAQSLKFILNSRDKLFEVNENFLSVALDSSSIQHHFTGFNLTDPFLTNLVRHLAPLYFRVGGTYADRIVFSEKDEEGTIGASDVTFLASDYVKLYQFTQNVGARLIYDLNSLLRSENGTWDSENAEEMIKFSNEHNMELDWELGNEPDLYSGIYNTSVNASELAKDYKALRNILNNYTLYESSYLLGIDLASIGSNQDYLQTFLQEAGDVVYGTTWHQYYFAAKDATEDLFLNPNTFNILAEKAHVMKDVVERAGQGNKIWLGETSTAYNGGAANMSNRFIGTFLWIDKLGLGASLGMEVIIRQTIFYSNYALIDNNYVPNPDWWVSVLYKTLVGTTVLTLENDGTTNNTVRLYAHCGLGASSRVTVFGINVANEEAVVEISGFQAGSKVQSYELVSESTLYSQFIKLNGEILKVKSNGDLPDLKAKSIENSGNFTLPAYSITFLVFDDTDVTACL comes from the exons ATGAATATCTCTTAct CTTTGCTATTATTGACCTTGCTGCCTATAGCAGCACAAAGCCTCAAATTTATCCTTAACTCCCGTGATAAACTCTTCGAAGTCAACGAAAACTTCTTGAGCGTGGCTTTGGATTCCAGCAGTATACAACACCACTTCACTGGTTTTAATTTAAC AGACCCATTCCTGACCAATTTAGTTCGGCATTTGGCCCCTTTGTACTTTCGAGTAGGAGGTACTTACGCTGACAGGATAGTCTTTTCTGAAAAGGACGAAGAGGGAACTATTGGAGCTTCAGATGTAACTTTCTTGG CTTCTGACTATGTGAAATTGTACCAATTCACCCAAAACGTCGGAGCGCGGTTAATCTATGACTTGAACTCCTTGCTCCGAAGCGAGAATGGAACTTGGGATTCTGAAAATGCTGAGGAAATGATTAAGTTTTCCAACGAGCATAACATGGAACTCGATTGGGAATTGGGAAATG AACCAGACCTCTATTCGGGCATATACAACACCTCAGTTAATGCCTCAGAACTGGCGAAAGACTACAAGGCTTTGAGAAACATTCTCAACAACTATACCCTCTATGAATCGTCTTATTTGCTTGGAATTGACCTCGCTAGTATCGGCAGCAATCAAGACTATTTGCAGACTTTCTTGCAAGAGGCTGGAGATGTTGTTTATGGAACTACATGGCACCA GTATTACTTCGCAGCAAAAGACGCGACTGAAGACTTGTTTCTAAACCCCAATACCTTCAATATTTTGGCAGAAAAGGCCCATGTAATGAAGGATGTAGTGGAAAGGGCGGGACAAGGCAATAAGATTTGGTTGGGCGAAACCTCTACGGCTTACAACGGGGGTGCTGCCAACATGTCCAACAGATTTATTGGCACTTTCCTCTGGATAGACAAATTAGGGCTTGGGGCTAGTTTAGGGATGGAGGTCATCATCAGACAAACTATTTTCTACTCTAATTACGCCCTTATTGACAACAACTACGTTCCAAATCCT gaCTGGTGGGTCAGTGTGCTCTACAAGACACTCGTAGGTACCACAGTGTTAACTCTTGAAAACGATGGTACCACCAACAACACTGTGCGATTGTATGCCCACTGTGGTCTAGGGGCTTCATCCAGGGTTACAG TGTTTGGAATCAATGTGGCAAACGAGGAAGCTGTGGTTGAAATATCTGGGTTCCAGGCGGGTTCCAAGGTGCAGTCCTACGAACTGGTCTCTGAAAGTACCTTGTATTCTCA gtttatcaAACTCAATGGAGAGATTCTGAAAGTAAAATCCAATGGCGACTTGCCTGACTTGAAAGCCAAATCTATAGAGAACTCTGGAAATTTCACTCTTCCGGCGTATTCCATCACATTCCTTGTCTTCGATGACACTGATGTTACAGCTTGCCTATGA